The following are encoded in a window of Phragmites australis chromosome 22, lpPhrAust1.1, whole genome shotgun sequence genomic DNA:
- the LOC133905138 gene encoding protein yippee-like At3g08990 isoform X1 — protein MGRLFLVSLPATGEIIYRCKHCDTHLAYSTGIISKSFRCKHGKAYLFEKLVNVNVGEKDDRMMTTGLHTVCDIFCVACGSILGWKYLAAFERSQRYKEGKFILERCKVVGGLPPDAARAPARGARAQLWGAGASESDEDAAAATM, from the exons ATGGGGCGGCTGTTCTTGGTGTCCCTGCCGGCGACGGGCGAGATCATCTACCGCTGCAAGCACTGCGACACCCACCTCGCCTACTCCACAGGCATCATCTCCAAG TCGTTCCGGTGCAAGCACGGCAAGGCCTACCTCTTCGAAAAGCT CGTGAATGTGAATGTTGGGGAGAAGGACGACCGGATGATGACCACAGGCCTGCACACCGTCTGCGACATCTTCTGCGTCGCCTGCGGATCCATCCTCGGATGGAAATAT TTGGCCGCATTCGAGAGGAGCCAGCGGTACAAGGAAGGCAAGTTCATCCTCGAGAG GTGCAAGGTGGTGGGGGGCCTTCCCCCTGATGCAGCTCGAGCTCCAGCTCGAGGCGCCCGGGCCCAGTTGTGGGGGGCTGGCGCAAGTGAAAGCGACGaggatgctgctgctgctaccatGTAA
- the LOC133905139 gene encoding uncharacterized protein LOC133905139, with the protein MMARVDRLDLVLGYLEEKRRHSNTIVAGRGSASSPSTPTTTLSDSSAASTPRGRSCRPAKEALEEAQAKGSLVDRIAFLEDRVLRMEEDTEITGPDIKMSSGGDQRKEKEHQHQHQHGKSSKKKGLKSLVKSCVRGKLNTKD; encoded by the exons ATGATGGCGCGGGTGGACCGGCTGGACCTGGTGCTGGGCTACCTGGAGGAGAAGCGTCGCCACAGCAATACCATCGTCGCCGGCAGAGGCAGCGCCTCCTCGCCCTCCACCCCTACTACTACCCTCAGCGATTCGTCGGCCGCGAGCACGCCGCGGGGTAGATCGTGCCGGCCGGCGAAggaggcgctggaggaggcGCAGGCCAAGGGAAGCCTCGTCGACCGAATCGCCTTCCTCGAGGACCGCGTCCTCAGG ATGGAGGAGGACACGGAGATCACCGGCCCGGACATCAAGATGAGCAGCGGAGGCGaccagaggaaggagaaggagcatcagcatcagcatcagcatGGCAAGAGTAGTAAGAAGAAGGGGCTCAAGAGCCTGGTCAAGTCCTGCGTCAGGGGCAAACTCAACACCAAGGACTAA
- the LOC133904285 gene encoding G-type lectin S-receptor-like serine/threonine-protein kinase At5g35370, which yields MAGPNAMLGAAQSQHLAPPPYARTRARPMAAPPPPPLLFLLLLLSLAVAAAARIVPVEYLYPPFNLTYFHFIDTNGVFLLSPNANFSAAVYNAGSISGDSQSRFFFSVLHSASRTPVWTATAAGSTILESVVLSLSATGLTLFDPSAAQPEPAWSTPHLRQPVAALQLLDTGELALIDDENTTLWSSFERPTDTLLPGQALPLAVPLTSSASDQDLSPGAYRLLLTPNDAFLQWATASNASSGFLTYWALSSDPAAVQDSNHAVASMAVNASGLYLLAANGRDTVYRLIFPSPPAPLKAESRLLKVDPSGRLRALTLTAGASLSTVWAAPANDCDLPLPCRSLSLCTPGGNGSTCSCPDAFSTYSSGGCAPADGSALSIIPDTCVAGKQVRYSYVSLGDGIGYLPNKFSLPDTSGDALPACRDLCSANCSCLGFFYKNSSSSCFLLNNQIGSVFRANTDVAVGFIKTLPPPPHSKGSSSLSFITIVFGIVLPTVAVVLISFLLYAMRAQWLKRRRPQLKSGGSGSKSSWFKLPAMLSSRASPIPSAIEVAASGDLDEDVLIPGLPTRFTYSDLDAATDGFKWQIGAGGFGSVYRGELPDRSTVAVKRMNGLGTQGRREFLTEIAVIGNVHHVNLVKLRGFCAEGARQLLVYEYMSRGSLDQSLFRAGAATLDWPARLHVCIGAARGLAYLHVGCDRKILHCDVKPENILLDDRGGVKIADFGLAKLMSPEQSGLFTTMRGTRGYLAPEWLMNAPITDKADVYSFGMVLLEIVRGRKNSKRDAASATSLEGSGAGLERSSYFPALALDLHDQGRYGELVDPRLEGRANVEEVSRVVRVALCCLHEDAVLRPNMTAVAAMLDGSMDVGKPRTEILQYLKMYGRGLVDLRPVGWMDGGKGKGKASDTTGSWSLPSCVSAQQLSGPR from the coding sequence ATGGCGGGTCCAAATGCAATGCTTGGAGCAGCTCAAAGTCAACACCTCGCTCCTCCTCCCTATGCGCGTACGCGCGCCCGTCCCAtggcggcgcctcctcctcctcccctcctcttcctcctcctcctcctgtcgcTCGCCGTGGCCGCTGCGGCGCGCATCGTGCCGGTGGAGTACCTCTACCCGCCTTTCAACCTCACCTACTTCCACTTCATCGACACCAACGgcgtcttcctcctctcccccaACGCCAACTTCTCCGCCGCCGTCTACAACGCCGGCTCCATCTCAGGCGACTCCCAGTcccgcttcttcttctccgtcCTCCACAGCGCTTCCCGCACCCCCGTCTGgactgccaccgccgccggctcCACCATCCTCGAGTCCGtcgtcctctccctctccgccacCGGCCTCACTCTCTTCGATCCGTCCGCCGCCCAACCGGAACCTGCCTGGTCCACGCCGCACCTCCGCCAACCCGTCGCCGCGCTCCAACTCCTCGACACCGGTGAGCTCGCTCTCATCGACGACGAGAACACCACGCTCTGGTCCTCCTTCGAGCGCCCCACCGACACGCTGCTCCCGGGCCAGGCGCTCCCCCTCGCCGTGCCGCTCACGTCCTCGGCGTCGGACCAAGACCTCTCCCCCGGCGCCTaccgcctcctcctcacccCCAACGACGCGTTCCTTCAGTGGGCCACGGCGTCCAACGCCTCCTCTGGCTTCCTCACCTACTGGGCGCTCTCCTCCGATCCCGCCGCCGTCCAGGACTCCAACCACGCCGTCGCCTCCATGGCCGTCAACGCCTCCGGCCTCTACCTCCTCGCCGCCAACGGCAGGGACACCGTCTACAGGCTGATCTtcccctcgccgccggcgcccttGAAAGCCGAGTCTCGCCTCCTCAAGGTCGACCCTTCCGGCCGCCTGCGCGCGCTCACCCTGACTGCGGGGGCAAGCCTCTCTACAGTCTGGGCCGCGCCGGCCAACGACTGCGACCTCCCGCTGCCGTGCCGGTCCCTCAGCCTCTGCACGCCGGGCGGCAACGGCTCCACGTGTTCGTGCCCCGACGCCTTCAGTACCTACTCCAGCGGTGGCTGCGCGCCGGCCGATGGCTCCGCGCTGTCCATCATCCCCGACACCTGCGTCGCCGGCAAACAAGTTCGCTACAGCTACGTGAGCCTCGGCGACGGGATCGGATACTTGCCCAACAAGTTCTCCCTGCCCGACACCTCCGGCGACGCGCTGCCGGCGTGTCGCGACCTATGCTCAGCCAACTGCTCCTGCCTCGGCTTCTTCTACAAGAACTCCTCCAGCTCCTGCTTCCTCCTGAACAACCAGATTGGCTCCGTCTTCCGCGCCAACACCGACGTCGCCGTCGGCTTCATCAAGACgctcccaccgccgccgcacTCCAAAGGCTCGTCGTCCTTGAGCTTCATAACCATTGTGTTCGGCATCGTGCTCCCCACGGTGGCGGTCGTGCTCATCTCCTTCTTGTTGTACGCGATGAGGGCTCAGTGGCtgaagaggcggcggccgcAGCTCAAGAGCGGCGGCAGCGGATCGAAAAGCAGCTGGTTCAAGCTGCCAGCGATGCTGTCGTCGCGGGCGTCCCCCATCCCGTCGGCCATCGAGGTCGCCGCGAGCGGCGACCTCGATGAGGATGTCCTCATCCCCGGCCTGCCGACCCGGTTCACGTACAGCGATCTCGACGCCGCGACCGACGGCTTCAAGTGGCAGATTGGCGCGGGCGGCTTCGGTTCCGTGTACAGAGGCGAGCTCCCCGACCGGAGCACCGTCGCCGTGAAGCGGATGAACGGCCTGGGCACGCAGGGCCGGCGTGAGTTCCTGACGGAGATCGCCGTGATCGGCAATGTCCACCACGTCAACCTGGTGAAGCTGCGCGGGTTCTGCGCCGAGGGCGCGCGGCAGCTGCTGGTGTACGAGTACATGAGCCGGGGCTCCCTCGACCAGAGCCTCTTCCGCGCAGGCGCCGCCACGCTCGATTGGCCGGCCCGTCTCCACGTCTGCATCGGTGCGGCGCGCGGGCTGGCGTACCTCCACGTTGGCTGCGACCGCAAGATCCTTCACTGTGACGTGAAGCCGGAGAACATCCTCCTGGACGACCGCGGCGGCGTGAAGATCGCTGACTTCGGGCTGGCGAAGCTGATGAGCCCGGAGCAGTCGGGGCTGTTCACGACGATGCGCGGCACGCGCGGGTACCTGGCGCCGGAGTGGCTGATGAACGCGCCCATCACTGACAAGGccgacgtgtacagcttcggcATGGTGCTGCTGGAGATCGTGCGCGGGAGGAAGAACTCCAAGAGGGACGCGGCCAGCGCCACGTCGTTGGAGGGCAGCGGCGCAGGGCTCGAGCGGAGCAGCTACTTCCCGGCGTTAGCGCTGGACCTGCACGACCAAGGGCGGTACGGTGAGCTCGTGGACCCGAGGCTGGAGGGGCGGGCGAACGTCGAGGAGGTATCGCGGGTGGTGCGGGTGGCGCTCTGCTGCCTCCACGAGGACGCCGTGCTGCGGCCGAACATGACGGCCGTGGCCGCCATGCTCGACGGCAGCATGGACGTTGGCAAGCCCCGGACGGAGATCCTTCAGTACCTCAAGATGTACGGCCGCGGTCTCGTCGACCTGCGGCCAGTCGGGTGGATGGACGGAGGGAAGGGCAAGGGGAAAGCCTCAGACACCACCGGGAGCTGGTCGCTGCCGTCGTGCGTGTCGGCGCAGCAGCTGTCGGGTCCCAGATGA
- the LOC133905138 gene encoding protein yippee-like isoform X2 has product MGRLFLVSLPATGEIIYRCKHCDTHLAYSTGIISKSFRCKHGKAYLFEKLVNVNVGEKDDRMMTTGLHTVCDIFCVACGSILGWKYLAAFERSQRYKEGKFILESCCSSLSSVQGGGGPSP; this is encoded by the exons ATGGGGCGGCTGTTCTTGGTGTCCCTGCCGGCGACGGGCGAGATCATCTACCGCTGCAAGCACTGCGACACCCACCTCGCCTACTCCACAGGCATCATCTCCAAG TCGTTCCGGTGCAAGCACGGCAAGGCCTACCTCTTCGAAAAGCT CGTGAATGTGAATGTTGGGGAGAAGGACGACCGGATGATGACCACAGGCCTGCACACCGTCTGCGACATCTTCTGCGTCGCCTGCGGATCCATCCTCGGATGGAAATAT TTGGCCGCATTCGAGAGGAGCCAGCGGTACAAGGAAGGCAAGTTCATCCTCGAGAG CTGCTGTTCATCTCTTTCTTCA GTGCAAGGTGGTGGGGGGCCTTCCCCCTGA